The Apium graveolens cultivar Ventura chromosome 11, ASM990537v1, whole genome shotgun sequence genome has a window encoding:
- the LOC141695413 gene encoding uncharacterized protein LOC141695413, whose product MGHLANHVRTFSNALLLLLVKDAIKCRVFPQTLSGVTQRWSIRLPPNSIGSLRDLSQAFIKKFISGKVHEKSSASFMIIVQGANESLWDYLNRFTNEVLKVPDLDDKIAMIMLQQRTNDEFFKMFLAKQPLENMLQLQNRSGKYIQVEESMKKTVVSNEPAGGKKRKIDQE is encoded by the coding sequence ATGGGGCATCTAGCAAATCATGTTCGGActttctctaatgcactgctgctgctACTGGTGAAGGATGCGATCAAATGTCGAGTTTTCCCTCAAACCTTGTCAGGCGTAACCCAAAGGTGGTCTATCCGCTTGCCCCCGAATTCGATTGGATCCCTCAGGGATTTGAGTCAAGCTTTTATCAAAAAGTTCATTAGTGGAAAGGTGCATGAAAAAAGCTCAGCTTCCTTCATGATTATTGTGCAAGGAGCAAATGAATCTCTTTGGGACTATTTAAATCGTTTCACAAATGAGGTTTtgaaagtcccagatcttgatgacaAGATAGCTATGATAATGTTACAACAAAGAACCAATgatgagttctttaagatgttTTTGGCCAAGCAGCCACTAGAAAATATGCTACAGCTCCAAAATAGATCAGGAAAGTATATCCAAGTTGAAGAAAGTATGAAGAAGACGGTTGTGAGCAACGAGCCAGCTGGAGGCAAGAAAAGAAAGATAGACCAAGAATAA